One Sphingopyxis macrogoltabida genomic region harbors:
- a CDS encoding GlcG/HbpS family heme-binding protein, whose protein sequence is MRMIWVAALLIAAPASAQVLKAEQADAIVKGCAAHARAKGQGHAIAVVDLGGHPVATWRMDGNVFGMMDFSLAKARAVAAWGFPTSGMEEAVKGTPGFADAPHVVTVPGGVPIFSADGRTRLGGVGASGEAPADDAACAAAGIAAAGLKSERAR, encoded by the coding sequence ATGAGGATGATATGGGTCGCGGCGCTGCTGATCGCGGCACCGGCAAGCGCGCAGGTGCTGAAAGCCGAACAGGCCGACGCGATCGTCAAGGGCTGCGCCGCGCACGCGCGCGCCAAGGGGCAGGGGCATGCGATCGCGGTCGTCGATCTGGGCGGCCACCCGGTTGCCACCTGGCGGATGGACGGCAATGTGTTCGGCATGATGGACTTCTCGCTCGCCAAGGCGCGCGCGGTCGCGGCGTGGGGCTTTCCCACGAGCGGGATGGAGGAAGCGGTGAAGGGAACGCCGGGCTTTGCCGACGCGCCGCACGTCGTCACCGTGCCGGGCGGCGTACCGATCTTCAGCGCCGACGGGCGCACGCGGCTGGGCGGAGTCGGGGCGTCGGGCGAGGCGCCGGCCGACGATGCCGCTTGCGCCGCCGCCGGGATCGCGGCAGCAGGGCTGAAGTCGGAACGCGCCCGCTGA
- a CDS encoding VIT1/CCC1 transporter family protein codes for MHEETHAVTRIGWLRAAILGANDGIVSTASLIAGVAAAGVSQSSILVTGTAGLVAGAMSMAAGEYVSVSSQSDAEKADVELEKRHLAADPEFELEELTQIYEQRGLARALAEQVAAELTAHDALDTHLRDELGMTDAMAARPVQAAAASAASFAIGAALPLGTVLVDSGDSLPFTVSAASLVFLAILGALGAWAGKAPMLRPVVRVTFWGAAAMAVTIAIGSLLGTTVG; via the coding sequence ATGCATGAGGAAACCCACGCCGTCACGCGGATCGGCTGGCTGCGCGCCGCGATCCTCGGCGCCAACGACGGCATCGTGTCGACCGCGAGCCTGATCGCAGGGGTTGCCGCGGCGGGCGTGTCGCAATCCTCGATCCTCGTCACCGGCACCGCGGGACTCGTCGCGGGCGCGATGTCGATGGCGGCGGGCGAATATGTGTCGGTGAGCTCGCAGAGCGACGCCGAAAAGGCCGACGTCGAGCTGGAAAAGCGCCACCTCGCCGCCGATCCCGAATTCGAGCTCGAGGAACTGACGCAGATTTACGAGCAGCGCGGACTCGCTCGTGCGCTCGCCGAACAGGTCGCGGCTGAGCTCACCGCGCATGACGCGCTCGACACCCATCTGCGCGACGAGCTTGGCATGACCGATGCGATGGCGGCGCGGCCGGTGCAGGCGGCGGCGGCTTCGGCGGCGAGTTTCGCGATCGGCGCAGCGCTGCCGCTGGGGACGGTGCTGGTCGACAGCGGCGATTCCTTGCCTTTCACCGTCTCGGCGGCTTCGCTGGTCTTCCTCGCCATCCTCGGCGCGCTCGGGGCATGGGCGGGCAAGGCACCGATGCTGCGCCCCGTCGTTCGCGTGACCTTCTGGGGTGCGGCGGCGATGGCGGTGACGATCGCGATCGGATCGCTGCTCGGAACCACGGTGGGTTAG
- a CDS encoding DUF488 domain-containing protein translates to MTLPLTIAVKRIHEPAGPGDGVRFLVDRLWPRGVSKEKAALAAWLKTLSPSDGLRKRYHGETADSDEAWDAFRLDYFAELDAGGDEAKAALFTLDAAAQAGPVTLLYAAKSEERNNAVALREWLERR, encoded by the coding sequence ATGACACTGCCCCTGACAATCGCGGTCAAACGCATCCACGAACCGGCCGGTCCCGGCGACGGCGTGCGTTTCCTCGTCGACCGGCTTTGGCCGCGCGGCGTGTCGAAGGAAAAGGCGGCGCTCGCGGCGTGGCTGAAAACGCTGTCGCCCAGCGATGGCCTGCGCAAGCGCTATCACGGCGAAACCGCCGATTCGGACGAAGCGTGGGATGCGTTCCGGCTCGACTATTTCGCCGAACTCGATGCGGGCGGCGACGAAGCAAAAGCCGCACTCTTCACGCTCGACGCGGCGGCGCAGGCGGGTCCGGTGACCTTGCTCTATGCGGCGAAGAGCGAGGAGCGGAACAATGCCGTTGCGCTCCGCGAATGGCTGGAGCGCCGCTAA
- a CDS encoding DUF2855 family protein → MSRAGWAIDIDRDDITRADLVEDTAAPLAPGQVRVRLDSYAMTANNITYAVFGKPAGLFGNDQGYWDFFAERGEPGRLPVWGFATVIESAAEAVAAGDRFYGYYPMASHAVLTVGNAGPGGFTDVTPRRTTLPPIYNNYQRIEALADYRAADHDYWPVFRPLFLTGWLIADQFEDDGDYGASQILIASASSKTAIGLGFSIAQRQGPRPQTIGLTSKANVADLDAQHIYDRVIAYEDILTLNAAAPSALVDMAGNGAVTRAVHSHFGHNLKASIIVGKSHWDADAGEAALPGPERQGFFAPGRSQKRIADWGGAAFGQKIAEAWLGFMDVAPRLTAIDKRQGSEAALAAYHDMLAGRADPRAGIVVEPRPGG, encoded by the coding sequence ATGAGCAGAGCTGGCTGGGCGATCGATATCGATCGTGACGATATCACGAGGGCCGATCTGGTCGAGGATACCGCTGCGCCGCTCGCGCCGGGGCAGGTGCGCGTCCGCCTCGACAGCTACGCGATGACCGCGAACAACATCACCTATGCGGTGTTCGGCAAGCCGGCCGGGCTGTTCGGCAACGACCAGGGCTATTGGGATTTCTTCGCCGAGCGCGGCGAGCCGGGGCGACTCCCCGTATGGGGTTTCGCGACCGTCATCGAGAGCGCCGCCGAGGCCGTTGCCGCCGGTGACCGCTTCTATGGCTATTATCCAATGGCGAGCCACGCAGTGCTGACCGTCGGCAATGCGGGGCCCGGCGGCTTCACCGACGTGACGCCGCGGCGGACGACGCTGCCGCCGATCTATAACAATTATCAGCGGATCGAGGCGCTGGCCGACTATCGCGCCGCCGACCATGATTATTGGCCAGTCTTCCGCCCGCTGTTCCTGACCGGGTGGCTGATCGCCGATCAGTTCGAGGATGATGGCGATTATGGCGCGAGCCAGATCCTGATCGCGAGCGCGTCGAGCAAGACCGCGATCGGGCTCGGCTTCTCGATCGCGCAGCGGCAGGGGCCGCGGCCACAGACGATCGGACTGACAAGCAAGGCGAACGTCGCCGATCTCGACGCGCAGCATATCTATGATCGCGTGATCGCGTACGAAGACATCTTGACGCTAAATGCCGCGGCTCCCTCCGCGCTCGTCGACATGGCGGGCAATGGCGCCGTGACACGGGCGGTGCACAGCCATTTCGGCCATAATCTCAAGGCCTCGATCATCGTCGGCAAGTCGCACTGGGACGCCGACGCCGGGGAGGCTGCGCTGCCCGGTCCCGAACGGCAGGGCTTTTTCGCGCCGGGGCGCAGCCAGAAACGCATCGCCGACTGGGGCGGGGCAGCGTTCGGGCAGAAAATCGCCGAGGCCTGGCTCGGCTTCATGGACGTCGCGCCGCGGTTGACGGCGATCGACAAGCGGCAGGGGAGCGAGGCGGCGCTCGCCGCGTACCATGACATGCTCGCGGGCCGCGCCGACCCAAGAGCGGGGATCGTCGTCGAACCCCGACCGGGCGGTTGA
- a CDS encoding HAD-IA family hydrolase, with product MSRYTHVIFDFGGVITASPFEAFNRLEDERGLPRDFVRRVNATNPDDNAWAKFERAEIDAASFDTAFAAEARALGHELEGEAVLAVIAGAVRPAMVAALDTLKAQGFTIACITNNVPGGKGIKGAGMTRSEEAANEVASIMARFAHVIESSKAGVRKPDPAIYLMMCEALGVEPANCIYLDDLGINCKPASQLGMHAIKVTSGEQALADLSAALGVALP from the coding sequence ATGTCTCGCTATACCCATGTCATCTTCGATTTCGGCGGCGTCATCACCGCCTCGCCCTTCGAAGCGTTCAACCGGCTGGAGGACGAGCGCGGGCTGCCGCGCGATTTCGTCCGCCGTGTCAATGCGACGAACCCCGACGACAATGCCTGGGCGAAATTCGAACGCGCTGAGATCGATGCGGCGAGCTTCGACACCGCCTTTGCCGCCGAAGCGCGCGCGCTGGGGCACGAGCTCGAAGGCGAAGCGGTGCTCGCGGTTATCGCGGGCGCCGTCCGCCCGGCGATGGTCGCGGCGCTCGACACGCTGAAAGCGCAAGGCTTCACCATCGCGTGCATTACGAACAATGTCCCCGGCGGCAAGGGCATCAAGGGCGCCGGCATGACGCGCAGCGAGGAAGCCGCGAACGAGGTCGCAAGCATCATGGCGCGCTTTGCGCATGTTATCGAATCGAGCAAGGCGGGCGTCCGCAAGCCCGACCCCGCCATCTATCTGATGATGTGCGAGGCGCTGGGCGTCGAGCCGGCGAACTGCATCTACCTCGACGACCTCGGCATCAACTGCAAACCGGCGAGCCAGCTCGGGATGCACGCGATCAAGGTGACGAGCGGCGAACAGGCGCTCGCCGACCTGTCGGCGGCGCTGGGGGTAGCACTGCCCTGA
- a CDS encoding M2 family metallopeptidase, producing the protein MKAMISTLSLALSLALAGPAVAAQKQKDAPAAKAAKPTAADADAFIAAAEKDLFDYTVEGSQVNWVNATYITEDTDAMAARINAVGTEKAVKYALEAAKYAGVEGLSPDTKRKLDILRTGLVLPAPTKPGAATELNNIATDLQSQYGKGRGTLNGKEISGSDIEAEMGNLKNTPAQFAEMWTSWHDKVGAPMKDDYAKMVGIANEGAKELGFANTGAMWRSGYDMSPEEFAQTTERLWQEVKPLYLALHTYVRWKLNEKYGDAVQPKTGPIRADLLGNMWAQEWGNIYPLVAPAGAGDLGYDIGDLLQEKGKGPLDMVKAGENFYSSLGFAPLPETFWKRSQFTKPADREVICHASAWDIDNKDDIRIKMCIKVNADDFVTIHHELGHNYYQRAYNKQPFLYLNGANDGFHEAIGDFVALSITPQYLVDIGLLDKAKVPSADKDIGLLLRQAMDKVAFLPFGLLVDRWRWGVFDGTIKPAGYNQAWTQLRLQYQGITPPGERPADAFDAGAKFHIPGNTPYTRYFLARILQFQFYEAACKQAGWTGPLHRCSFYGNKEVGAKLGEMLEMGASKPWPDALEAFTGSREMSGKAMADYFAPLKAWLDEQNKGKPSGW; encoded by the coding sequence ATGAAAGCCATGATTTCAACGCTGTCGCTTGCCCTGTCGCTCGCGCTTGCCGGCCCCGCCGTTGCCGCCCAGAAACAGAAGGACGCCCCGGCCGCCAAGGCAGCGAAGCCGACCGCCGCCGATGCCGACGCCTTCATCGCCGCCGCCGAGAAGGATTTGTTCGACTATACGGTCGAGGGCAGCCAGGTGAACTGGGTCAACGCGACCTATATCACCGAGGACACCGACGCGATGGCGGCGCGGATCAACGCCGTCGGCACCGAGAAGGCGGTCAAATATGCGCTCGAGGCGGCGAAATATGCCGGCGTCGAGGGGCTGAGCCCCGACACCAAGCGCAAGCTCGACATCCTGCGCACCGGCCTGGTCCTCCCCGCCCCGACCAAGCCTGGCGCCGCGACCGAGCTCAACAATATCGCGACCGACCTGCAGTCGCAGTATGGCAAGGGGCGCGGCACGCTGAACGGCAAGGAAATCTCGGGATCGGACATCGAGGCCGAGATGGGCAATCTCAAGAACACCCCCGCGCAATTCGCCGAAATGTGGACGAGCTGGCACGACAAGGTCGGCGCGCCGATGAAGGACGATTATGCGAAGATGGTCGGCATCGCCAACGAGGGCGCGAAGGAGCTCGGCTTCGCCAACACCGGCGCGATGTGGCGATCGGGATACGACATGTCGCCCGAGGAATTCGCGCAGACGACCGAGCGTTTGTGGCAGGAAGTGAAGCCGCTCTATCTGGCGCTCCACACCTATGTACGCTGGAAACTCAACGAGAAATATGGCGACGCGGTACAGCCCAAGACGGGGCCGATCCGCGCCGACCTGCTCGGCAATATGTGGGCGCAGGAATGGGGCAATATCTACCCGCTCGTCGCGCCGGCGGGGGCGGGCGACCTCGGCTATGACATCGGCGACCTGCTCCAGGAAAAGGGCAAGGGACCGCTCGACATGGTCAAGGCGGGCGAGAATTTCTATTCGTCGCTCGGCTTTGCGCCGCTGCCCGAGACCTTCTGGAAGCGCAGCCAGTTCACCAAGCCCGCCGACCGCGAGGTCATCTGTCACGCCTCGGCGTGGGATATCGACAACAAGGACGATATCCGCATCAAGATGTGCATCAAGGTGAATGCCGACGATTTCGTCACCATCCACCACGAACTCGGCCACAATTATTACCAGCGCGCCTATAACAAGCAGCCGTTCCTGTACCTCAACGGCGCCAACGACGGCTTCCACGAAGCGATCGGCGATTTCGTCGCGCTGTCGATCACGCCGCAATATCTGGTCGACATCGGCCTGCTCGACAAGGCGAAGGTGCCGAGCGCCGACAAGGATATCGGCCTCTTGCTGCGGCAGGCGATGGACAAGGTCGCCTTCCTGCCCTTCGGCCTGCTCGTCGACCGCTGGCGCTGGGGCGTCTTCGACGGCACGATCAAGCCCGCCGGCTATAACCAGGCGTGGACGCAGCTCCGCCTGCAATATCAGGGCATCACCCCGCCGGGCGAGCGTCCGGCCGATGCATTCGACGCGGGCGCGAAATTCCATATCCCGGGCAACACGCCCTACACCCGCTATTTCCTCGCGCGCATCCTGCAGTTCCAATTCTATGAAGCGGCATGCAAACAGGCGGGCTGGACCGGGCCGCTCCATCGCTGCTCCTTCTATGGCAACAAGGAGGTCGGCGCGAAGCTCGGCGAAATGCTCGAAATGGGCGCGTCGAAGCCGTGGCCCGACGCGCTCGAAGCGTTCACCGGCAGCCGCGAAATGTCGGGCAAGGCGATGGCCGACTATTTCGCGCCGCTGAAGGCGTGGCTCGACGAGCAAAACAAGGGCAAGCCGTCGGGCTGGTAA